In Aureibaculum algae, the following are encoded in one genomic region:
- a CDS encoding CaiB/BaiF CoA transferase family protein has product MRPLEGITVLEFAQFMAGPSAGLKLADLGARVIKIERPVSGEAGRQIALKNLFLDGSSLVFHTVNRNKDSYAADLKNPEDLERIKKLIAQADVMTHNFRPGVMEKIGLDYSKVQEINPRLVYATVTGYGTTGTWVKKPGQDLLVQCMSGFANLTGNLNDDPVPVGAAVSDIITGTHLVQGILASLLRREKTNKGAWVEVSLLESTLDFQFEVITTYLNDGNQKPKRAKQGCAHAYLGAPYGVYKTKDSYISLAMGSLIKLGEVIGCTDLSTFTDPDSWFAQRDEIMDILRAFLIHKNTQDWLTILEANGIWSSAVYDYETLLNHEGYKVLAMDQKLPLLSGEVVHTTRCPIRINDERLYASKPAPRVGQHTDAIMKEFKL; this is encoded by the coding sequence ATGAGACCATTAGAAGGAATTACAGTACTCGAGTTTGCGCAGTTTATGGCAGGACCTTCCGCAGGACTTAAATTGGCTGATTTAGGTGCGCGAGTTATAAAAATTGAACGACCGGTAAGCGGCGAGGCAGGGCGTCAAATTGCTTTAAAAAATTTATTTTTAGATGGAAGTAGTTTAGTTTTTCATACCGTAAACAGGAATAAAGATTCGTATGCGGCAGATTTAAAGAATCCTGAAGATTTAGAAAGAATTAAAAAATTAATTGCACAAGCCGATGTAATGACACATAATTTCCGACCAGGTGTTATGGAAAAAATAGGCTTAGATTATTCAAAAGTGCAAGAAATTAATCCAAGGTTGGTATATGCAACTGTTACTGGCTATGGTACAACTGGAACTTGGGTTAAAAAACCTGGGCAAGATTTATTGGTGCAATGTATGTCTGGTTTTGCTAATTTAACAGGTAATTTAAACGATGACCCTGTACCTGTTGGTGCAGCAGTTTCTGACATTATTACTGGTACACATTTGGTTCAAGGAATTTTAGCTAGTTTGTTACGACGTGAAAAAACAAATAAAGGAGCTTGGGTTGAAGTAAGTTTGTTAGAATCAACTTTAGATTTTCAGTTTGAAGTGATTACAACATATTTAAACGATGGAAATCAAAAACCTAAAAGAGCCAAACAAGGTTGTGCTCATGCTTATTTGGGCGCACCTTATGGGGTTTATAAAACTAAAGATAGCTATATTTCATTGGCGATGGGTTCTTTAATTAAACTAGGTGAAGTGATTGGTTGTACAGATTTATCAACGTTTACTGATCCCGATTCTTGGTTTGCGCAAAGAGATGAAATTATGGATATTTTAAGAGCATTTCTCATCCATAAAAACACACAAGATTGGTTGACAATTTTAGAAGCCAATGGCATTTGGTCTTCAGCCGTATATGATTATGAAACGTTGCTAAATCACGAAGGTTATAAAGTGTTGGCAATGGATCAAAAGTTGCCATTACTTTCTGGTGAAGTAGTGCATACAACACGTTGCCCAATACGTATAAATGATGAACGATTATATGCTTCAAAACCCGCTCCGAGAGTTGGTCAGCACACAGACGCTATTATGAAAGAGTTTAAGCTATAA
- a CDS encoding ABC transporter substrate-binding protein translates to MSTKTIHLKGITWNHSRGFTSMVATAQRFSELNPGVEITWEKRSLQAFADEPIDQLAKRYDLLVIDHPWAGFAGKTNVILPLDEHLPKAFLKDLAENTVGRSHESYTSSGHQYALAIDAAAPVASSRPDLLKEKGLSLPKNYDELLALAKKGLVIMPGIPQDTLMNFYMMCCNLGEDVCTSSAHVVSEKIGIEALKMLRALAVEMDPQIFDWNPIKVYEAMTLTDKYAYCPWAYGYSNYSRVGYARKLLHFHDMVEINGVGAISTLGGTGLAVSAKATELETIMKYLEYIGCEVIQKTVFFDGGGQPGHRKAWTDEYTNSLTSNYFKNTLPGLDRAFLRPRYNGHMYFQDRAGAPIRNYLMHGGDEKALLNQLNELYIKSLDI, encoded by the coding sequence ATGAGTACAAAAACAATTCACTTAAAAGGTATCACTTGGAATCACAGTAGAGGTTTTACTTCAATGGTTGCAACAGCACAACGATTTTCAGAATTAAATCCGGGGGTTGAAATTACTTGGGAGAAAAGGTCGTTACAAGCATTTGCTGATGAGCCAATTGACCAGTTAGCAAAACGTTACGATTTATTGGTAATTGACCATCCTTGGGCTGGTTTCGCTGGTAAAACAAACGTTATTTTACCTTTAGATGAACATTTACCAAAGGCTTTTCTAAAAGATTTAGCTGAAAATACTGTAGGTCGTTCACATGAAAGTTATACTTCAAGCGGGCATCAATATGCTTTAGCGATTGATGCAGCTGCGCCTGTTGCTTCAAGTAGACCAGATTTGCTTAAAGAAAAGGGGTTGTCGTTACCAAAAAATTATGACGAATTATTAGCTTTAGCTAAAAAAGGTTTGGTAATAATGCCGGGAATTCCTCAAGATACCTTGATGAATTTTTATATGATGTGTTGTAATTTAGGGGAAGATGTTTGTACTTCATCAGCACATGTTGTAAGCGAAAAAATTGGGATAGAAGCATTGAAAATGTTACGAGCCTTGGCGGTTGAAATGGATCCTCAAATTTTTGATTGGAATCCTATAAAAGTATATGAAGCAATGACCTTGACCGATAAATATGCTTATTGTCCTTGGGCTTATGGCTATTCAAACTACAGTAGAGTTGGTTATGCGCGTAAATTGTTGCATTTCCATGATATGGTTGAAATTAATGGCGTTGGAGCAATCTCTACATTAGGGGGTACAGGTTTGGCTGTTTCTGCAAAAGCAACGGAATTGGAAACCATTATGAAATACCTTGAGTATATAGGATGCGAAGTTATTCAAAAAACAGTATTTTTTGATGGCGGCGGACAACCAGGACACAGAAAAGCGTGGACAGATGAATACACAAATAGTTTGACTTCAAATTATTTTAAAAATACATTGCCAGGTTTGGACAGAGCGTTTTTACGTCCTCGTTACAATGGTCATATGTATTTTCAAGATAGAGCAGGAGCGCCAATTAGAAATTATTTGATGCATGGCGGAGATGAAAAAGCCTTACTAAATCAATTAAACGAATTGTATATAAAATCATTAGATATTTAA
- a CDS encoding L-rhamnose/proton symporter RhaT, whose protein sequence is MANPLLGTLIHAVGGVAASTCYVPFQKVKKWSWDSYWIVQASFAWFIFPFLIGFLTVPNLMSVFRDASSEVLINATLLGAIYGFGGMCFGFAIRHIGYSLTYTISIGISAILGTIVPLLMHGTFMQKFNGPGGSIIFLGMFLALLGIIVCGIAGYRKEKDLKLESVNGGEPLTFNMKKGLTLTIIAGVLSAVFGISLEVGAPVAEIAGQYGAGNFEGNANLILSTGGAFITNFIWFSIAGVKNGTIKEIIDVKGIGRKNFMLNMGMSVLSGALWYGQFFFYGIGHVQMGAYKFASWVIHMSMLIFFSYAVGIIMKEWVKVSKRTYSTLLVALAILIVSFVVMTYGSMLGSETAV, encoded by the coding sequence ATGGCAAATCCGCTATTGGGTACCTTAATTCATGCAGTTGGTGGCGTAGCCGCTTCAACTTGTTACGTTCCTTTTCAAAAAGTAAAAAAGTGGTCTTGGGACTCTTATTGGATTGTGCAGGCTTCGTTTGCTTGGTTTATTTTTCCGTTTTTAATTGGTTTTTTAACTGTTCCTAATTTAATGAGTGTGTTTCGTGATGCTTCTTCTGAAGTATTAATTAATGCAACGCTATTAGGCGCTATCTATGGTTTTGGTGGTATGTGTTTTGGTTTTGCGATTAGACATATTGGTTATTCACTAACATATACTATATCTATTGGGATTTCCGCTATTTTAGGAACCATTGTTCCTTTATTAATGCACGGAACTTTTATGCAAAAATTTAATGGTCCGGGCGGTAGTATTATTTTCTTAGGAATGTTTTTGGCACTGTTAGGAATTATTGTTTGTGGAATTGCTGGGTATAGAAAAGAAAAGGATTTAAAATTAGAAAGTGTTAATGGCGGCGAACCGTTAACCTTTAATATGAAAAAAGGTTTAACCCTAACTATCATTGCGGGCGTTTTGTCGGCGGTATTCGGAATTTCTTTAGAAGTTGGAGCGCCAGTGGCAGAAATAGCAGGGCAATATGGTGCAGGTAATTTTGAAGGAAATGCCAATTTGATTTTATCAACTGGTGGTGCATTTATTACTAATTTTATTTGGTTCTCAATAGCGGGTGTTAAAAATGGAACTATTAAAGAAATAATAGATGTAAAAGGAATTGGTCGCAAAAATTTTATGTTAAATATGGGAATGTCTGTACTAAGTGGTGCACTTTGGTACGGACAGTTTTTTTTCTACGGAATTGGTCACGTTCAAATGGGTGCTTACAAATTTGCAAGTTGGGTAATTCATATGTCGATGTTAATTTTCTTTAGTTATGCGGTTGGGATAATTATGAAGGAATGGGTTAAAGTTTCAAAAAGAACGTACAGTACCTTGTTAGTAGCTTTGGCAATATTAATCGTTTCATTTGTTGTGATGACCTACGGCAGCATGTTGGGTTCAGAAACAGCGGTTTAA
- a CDS encoding IclR family transcriptional regulator, which produces MATTIPTKYNAPALDKGLDIIEYLSAEGIPLTQAEIANGINKTPSEIYRMLVCLEERGYVIRGSNAGKYRLSLKMYSLSHRHTPFDELKRVAHFPMQSLSETTRQSCHLSIMNNDQLLIISQTRSPSAVSLSIEEGTHFPISMTTSGRVLLSMFSEDVRKDILSRDPHFKKWSKQEQDELYQCVAQAKADGYRHSNSALTSGVTDLAIPIGLDDSDLRAVLAVSLFTSSLQNELNIESILKAMKHTQQEINKLIGG; this is translated from the coding sequence ATGGCTACAACAATACCTACTAAATACAATGCTCCGGCGTTAGATAAAGGCTTAGATATTATCGAATATTTGTCGGCTGAAGGAATTCCTTTAACCCAAGCGGAGATTGCAAACGGTATTAACAAAACACCGAGTGAAATTTATAGAATGTTGGTTTGTTTAGAAGAAAGAGGTTATGTAATTAGAGGTTCAAATGCAGGAAAATACCGTTTATCATTAAAAATGTATAGTCTTTCTCACAGACATACTCCTTTTGATGAATTAAAAAGAGTAGCTCATTTTCCGATGCAGTCGTTGTCTGAAACCACACGACAATCTTGTCATTTAAGTATTATGAACAATGACCAACTACTTATTATTTCACAAACAAGAAGTCCAAGCGCTGTTTCACTTTCTATTGAAGAAGGAACTCATTTTCCTATATCTATGACAACTTCTGGCAGAGTACTTTTATCTATGTTTTCTGAAGATGTAAGAAAAGATATCTTATCAAGAGATCCCCATTTTAAAAAATGGAGCAAACAAGAACAAGACGAGCTATATCAATGTGTTGCACAAGCAAAAGCTGATGGATACCGCCATTCAAATAGCGCACTAACAAGTGGAGTTACTGATTTAGCTATTCCTATCGGCTTAGATGATTCTGATTTACGTGCTGTTTTGGCAGTTTCATTATTTACTTCAAGCTTACAAAATGAATTAAATATTGAATCTATTTTAAAAGCTATGAAACATACACAACAAGAAATTAACAAGTTAATAGGAGGCTAA
- a CDS encoding sugar porter family MFS transporter, whose amino-acid sequence MSNKQIYIIRIAAIVALGGFLLGFDASVISGVVKFIEPEFNLSKLQLGWAVSSITLTAAFGMIIAGPMSDKHGRRKLLKYAALLFTISAVGSALAGNFFWLIIFRMIGGLAVGAALIIAPMYIAEVAPAKRRGQLVSFNQLNIVIGISLAFFTNYLILKWGSSDAAWAESLGLGKWNWRWMLGLEAVPAILYYLCLFIVPRSPRWLMVHNKKEEALEVMKKVVSDEEAKIQIQQVEQSISEDKNKEKSKLRDIFKPSMRKVIIIGLVVGIFQQIVGINAVLFYAPMIFEQTGIGTDASFIQAALVGVTNLGFTIVAILTIDKFGRKPLLIIGMAGIAVCLFLLSYGFSEATYTLNQEAIANLPSEINKEQLIQLQDKVFDNDLDFKAAIVHTLGVENAKIHEATLVTASAKMNTLLILIGIIGFVGAFAMSIGPVMWVLFSELFPNRIRGIAISFVGLVNLAVAFLVQLLFPWELSILGNTMTFLLFGIFAVIGFGFIWFKVPETKGKSLEELEKLLIK is encoded by the coding sequence ATGTCGAATAAACAAATTTACATTATACGGATTGCAGCCATTGTCGCATTGGGTGGATTTTTATTAGGATTTGATGCTTCTGTTATTTCAGGAGTTGTAAAATTTATTGAACCTGAGTTCAACCTTTCAAAATTACAATTAGGTTGGGCTGTGAGTTCCATAACACTTACTGCTGCTTTTGGAATGATTATAGCTGGTCCGATGAGTGATAAACACGGAAGGCGAAAATTATTAAAATATGCTGCTCTTTTATTCACAATTTCAGCTGTTGGTTCAGCATTAGCGGGAAACTTCTTTTGGTTAATTATTTTTAGAATGATTGGTGGGCTGGCCGTTGGAGCAGCTCTAATTATTGCACCAATGTATATCGCAGAAGTTGCACCAGCAAAAAGAAGAGGTCAATTGGTTTCTTTTAACCAGTTGAATATTGTTATTGGAATTTCATTAGCTTTTTTTACAAATTATTTAATCCTCAAATGGGGAAGTTCAGATGCTGCTTGGGCAGAATCACTCGGCTTAGGTAAATGGAACTGGAGATGGATGCTAGGTCTAGAAGCTGTACCAGCAATTTTATATTATTTATGTTTATTTATTGTACCAAGAAGTCCAAGATGGTTAATGGTTCATAATAAAAAGGAAGAAGCACTCGAGGTTATGAAAAAAGTGGTTTCCGATGAGGAAGCTAAAATTCAAATACAACAAGTTGAACAAAGTATTTCGGAAGATAAAAACAAAGAAAAATCAAAGCTTCGTGATATTTTTAAACCATCTATGAGAAAAGTAATTATCATAGGATTGGTTGTCGGAATTTTTCAACAAATAGTAGGTATTAACGCTGTTCTGTTTTATGCGCCAATGATTTTTGAACAAACAGGTATTGGTACAGACGCTTCTTTTATACAAGCCGCCTTGGTTGGTGTTACCAATTTAGGTTTTACAATTGTAGCTATTTTAACTATTGATAAATTTGGGAGAAAACCTTTATTAATAATAGGTATGGCAGGAATTGCAGTTTGTTTATTTCTGTTAAGTTATGGGTTTAGTGAAGCTACTTACACCTTGAATCAAGAAGCTATTGCAAATCTTCCTTCAGAAATAAATAAAGAACAACTTATTCAACTTCAAGATAAAGTATTTGATAATGATTTAGATTTTAAAGCCGCAATTGTACATACTTTAGGGGTTGAAAACGCAAAAATACACGAAGCAACACTTGTAACAGCTTCTGCAAAAATGAATACCTTACTAATTCTAATTGGAATTATTGGTTTTGTTGGTGCCTTTGCAATGTCCATTGGACCTGTTATGTGGGTATTATTTTCAGAATTATTCCCAAATAGAATTAGAGGAATCGCTATCTCTTTTGTTGGATTAGTAAACCTTGCTGTAGCTTTTTTAGTGCAGCTGCTATTTCCTTGGGAACTTTCCATATTAGGAAACACAATGACTTTCTTACTTTTTGGAATTTTTGCCGTTATTGGATTTGGATTTATCTGGTTTAAAGTACCTGAAACCAAAGGGAAATCATTAGAGGAATTGGAAAAATTGTTAATAAAATAA